TGAATTAGGAATAGATTTTAAAATGTCGTCCattactatattaaaaatgaggaATGATTGTGGGTCTCCCTGCCTGACTCCTTATCGCGGATGAATGATTTCGGATTTTTGATTATCCTTCTCAATATATAATTCGGCTTTTTCGTACACATGTTcaatatattctaaaattttatttggtaaACCTTTTTGTTTTAGTGTGTAAAATATCGATTTGTGCGATACAGAATCAAATGCTTTTCTGATGTCTAAGAATGCCATATAGagttgttttttattattttattattccacgcatgataacaaatttattattcctCTCTGTCTATTTTCAGGTTTTAAGGGAATATATAATCTATTAGCAAGAATCTTGTGATAATGTCTCATGATAACTGACGATACCGATAACGACCGATAATTAGCTGGATTTAGGTTGTCATTTCCTTTTGGAATTAATATAGTTCTTGCTCTTGCCCACTCAGATGGAATTTTcgcagaaaataaaattatattcattacAATTGCTTTTATCCTATTAGGTACTCTATTCATCCAAATTTTAGCTTGAAGTCCATCTGCATCTTTCGCTGTATCAAGCTTTGGTTTAAATTTAATGACTTCCTCTATCGTAATCTCTTTCAATATGTCGTCATGTGTCCTATTACTAGGTTGCGTATCGTTTATCtgaatattatccttatatttttcaaaaatagatttccaatgtattattaattcttCGAGAGGTAGTTGTCCTGTGTCATCTTTTTCACCATCTATAATTAAGTTTGCAGTTCTGGTTTGCtacgcggtatttcgcggctagctcggtagTTGCCCGCGAACCCCGCCTCGCCAGCGAATTCTCGAAACGGCCCTTCGGACCTACCCCGCGACCacgaccgtcgcggcgcctccgcggattcgcgaacgagtagcacttcggcgcccgattcgaATCCGTTCGATACCGCTTTGATTTGTTATttgattgggcgccagacgcgttTCCGCGTCGCGATAAGGAACTTCAACGCGAGtgactcgaatcggcggcggaacggctcggcagctcagtatccgtacgcgatggtagagtggcgtgattcttacagggtaaggaggctagacgcggaggcggatttGGTAGAATATTCCGGGGTAATTCTCAAGAGACCTCGACTCAGCAGTATTTAGTAAAAGCAGCGCTGtttatttaattctaattaatcTAGGCGATGAACAGTATGATCCCGTACCGACAACCAGTTCGCTCATTGTTGCTTAGCGACTGACCGCTGTCCGAAAATTCCGTGATTCTAATCCCGTGATCGGGAATCTAATGCCAATTCCTAAGCGTGATGTAGTCATCGATTTCCGGAATGATACGCGGCGCAATTATCTCTACGCAATTCTAATAGCTAACGAAACGCGATGTCATTAACCTAACGCGAcataacgcgacgaaacgcaaatATTCTAGACGCCCGAAAATTAACGCAATTAACTAACGCGACGCGACTTATTCTACGCACGAAATGATTCTGTAtcgacgaccgtctagagagagaaggcgagaactagcgcgacaaactacgaaatgtccgatacgacaaaacatgcactttccgatctgctcccgcgtaaatgagaattcgaaatcgagacgtgggtggGCACAAAATTTTGCAACGCTTTCACGAGACTAGAACTAAATCGTGGCTACCGCGATACCAATCCCCCGGTCCGTTTCAGTGACCTGCCGGGTGTGGCTTATAGctagatcgagaagcgatcttccTATCTCACgatacttctaaatttccccGCAATTACCTAACCTAATTACTAACTAACGCTCAATGCCGACGCCCCGGCCACATTTTGCAGAATCGGCTGGTGACTGGTACACTCGCTGATCGAAAACCCACGGTACGTTATTCTCGATTTCAGATTCTTTACAACGATATAAGGTGAGGGGCTTACCGAGATGTCCGACAAGGCACAGGGTCCTCGGGCCGCAGCGGCGATACAACTTCGAAAAGCGGAACAAAACGAGATACTAATGTCGCGTTCCCGAAAGggcaaatgccgaatacagaatgcTAAACCGCGTGCCCCTTTGCCGGTATTCGGACACCTCGTGATCGCCCCCACCCTAGGCCGAAGTTTCCGTCTTCTCGCGAAGGCATCTTCGGCAGGATCTCCTCTTGCTCCGCGACCTCTCTTCCTCTATCGCAGGTCcttagcggggaagcggcagggtagcggaaCCTTCCTTAGGCGTACGTCGCTCTCTCGCCGATCTTCGTccccttactccgctgcctctcttggcCTATTACTGGGTCCGAGCGGGGTGGCGGCAGGGTAGCGGTacgttccctcgacgtacggtGTTCCTTCGCTGGATGATGACGTCGTTATCCGATGgtatatacaaaataaagcgGCGACAGATTCCGATCGTACGATATTAtatgcgcttcgttctctctctagacggtatttgcCCTTAATGCAATGActgtccggtctcccgaggaggatccctgtgacgggtataaaataccacgtcacacgGTACGGGATCACACTGTTCATCACctagattaattagatttaaataaacagcgctgcttttaacgaatactgctgagtcgaggtctcttacgaattatcccgggatatttcctcaaatccgcctccgcgtctagcctcTTTACGCTGTAAGAATcacgccactctaccatcgcgcacggatactgagctaccgagccgttccgccgccggtTCGAGTCTCTTGCGTTAAAGTTCCTTATCGCGACGCGGAaacgcgtctggcgcccaatcaaATAACAAATCAAAGCGGTATCGAACGGATtcgaatcgggcgccgaagtgctactccTCTGCGAATCCGCGGAGGTGCCGCGACGGTCGTGGTCGCGGGTTAGGTCGGAAGGGCCgtttcgagaattcgcgggcaactagcgagctagccgcgaaatatcGCGTAGCACAGTTTTAGTGGGTGTGCGTAGAAACCGTCCATCTTCCAGGGGGGCCGGAAGCGAGAGTCCTActctatctgggctatcttcccagatgaCCATtattggatttctgtcttcctaactcaaaaaaaaaaagtttgccCCCGATCTCGAACCTCGTGTCTATCACCTCCTCTTTCCCTTTGTTATGGAGTGTCGCGCATTTCTTGGCGTTGAATGCGAGGCCCAATCTTCTTGCTATGTCGTAGATTATATTTGGAAGCTCCCGCATCTCCTCCTCAATCGCCGCTAACAGCGCGACATCATCCGCGTACGCCGAAGTTGTTATCTTTTTCCCGGCGATATTGTGGCCGTGGCCCGATTCCACGGATCGATCTTGAACATCTCTATTGTGATATTGAACAGGAGAGGGCTGAGGGGGCACCCCTGCTTGATCCCAGATCTTATCGGGATTCTCTCCGTAAACCCCTCAGCCGTCCTGACCCTTGTCGAACAGTCTGTATATAGGCTGTTGATGATATTGACTACCGCCGTTGGAACGCCAGCGTTGGCCAGCAAACCAGTGATGGCGGAGTGGGGGACCGATCCGAACGCGTTCAAGAGGTCCAGCCACGCCACCAACAACTCCTGTTTTCTCCGCTGAGCGTCTTCAAGGCTTGCCTGCAACACGAAGTTGTGCCCAAGACAACCTTCGTGCGGCAGGAAGCCCTTCTGGGATTCAGAGAGCCGTTTGTTCATAACGGCCCAGGAGGTTAGGCGCTCGGCCATGACAGCAGCGAAGAGTTTCGGCGTGGTGTCACCCATCGCGAGCGGGCGCCAGTTCGCCAGGTCATTCCGGTCACCTCTCTTGTAGACAAGAACGGTGTTTGACTCCTTCCAACAGTCAGGAATACGCTCCATTCTGAGGCAGGTGTTAAAAAGCGCCGTGAGTAACTGCGCATCCGGGTCAACCCTCTTGAGGTCACCGTAGGTAACGCCGTCAGGCCCAGGGGATGAGTTCTTCATCCTCCCAAGTCGACGACGTACCTCGGTGACCTCAAAGGGCGAGACCAAGGAGGCAGCTCCTCGCGCTTCCTCAAAATGGATAGTCGGGAGGGGCCCCGGACAATACCGGAGAGCATACATACCTGCGAAGTATTGCTGGACAGTGTTCAACAATACTTCGCAGTGTGGAGAGGAACCCTTGAGAACCTCTCGCACCGCACGCTTCCGGTTTGTCTGAAACAAGCGCTGTATGCGCGTCGCCTCCCGGACGTATTCCTGGCGGTTGGAAGGAGCTCCGGTCGCCGACGAACTGTCCGCGCGATGGTCACTCGCCTCCGCCCTCGCTCTGTTTGTTGGCGGGCCCTCTCGCCTCCTGGTGGCTGGATTTGCAGCCCGACCGGTTGACACGGCTCCATGCTCTCTGAAGAATTCCGCCACTTTCGTAGCGAAAGACTCCAGCCCCTGAGCATCGGAAACCCCTTCAGACAGCTCGACGAGAACTGACCGCTCAGCGCCCATCGCTTCCCGACTGCTTCGCTGAAGCAAGCCGGGTCGTTCGGCACCAGGCGCGCGCTCGACGCTCTGCCTGTCGGGGCACTCGACCTCGGGGAGCCGTGCTCGCCGGACCGGACTGCGCCCAATCCTCCTCCCGCGGCGCTCATCAGAGGACGCAGCGGTAACTGACCCCCACCCGCGCGCCCCCGACGGTCTTCGGGCCTGGACGTTGAGGGGTTGTCTCCTGTTGCCTTGTAGGGCTGGGTCGACTGCCCTTCTGGGGAATTCGAAGTCGTCCACTCTTGACGCAGGTCTACGCGTGTTATTGTTGGCATCCCCTCGGCCCCTCCTGTTCTGCCCATCCTCTATCGATCTAAAAACAGAGCCCCGGTTTGACCCGGGGGAATTAGTCGCGCTGTTGGCGGCATTACTTAATCTAGGACAAACACaacaacaattacaattattattaaaactgaTCGGGCTAGTTCCCCGATCAGTTACGTCCCTTATTATTTTTTGGAGGCCCCGCCCCTTTGTCCTAATTCCACTCACGCGTGGTGCCCGGATCAACTCCTCTTCTCCCCCTGGTCCTCGTTCTTCAATCCGTGGCTGCCTCTCCGGTGTCCTTGGTAACGGGGTCGTCAGTCCCTCCACGGTGGCTTCCTGCCGCCCAGCCATTCGCCTCGTGGACAGCGGCGTGAAGTCCCGCGATTCCTCCTCTTTCCTCTTCTCCATCTCCTCCTTAACCTCCTTCTCCTGTTCCGGCGCCGCGATGACTACTGGCGACGACTCGGCAATTACAGGCAATAACTCTCTCTTTCTTGAGCGCCCCATTCCAGGGGACGCCTGGCTGGAGTTGGCGTCCCCTTCCTCTCCCCCCCTGTTGGTCGGCGGGGGGCTACTCTTCTTGTTCTCCAGCCCAGGCGGTAATGTCATCGCCCGGGCGCTCCTCCTTGTCTCGGGGCGCTCCTTCTCTGTTTGCGTGGTGGCCTCTTCGCTCACCGTCACTTTCTCTGGGGGTGTGCCGCCTCCCACCCCGCGCCTGGTCCTGGGGGAGGTCCGAGGGGGCTCCGTGGCGGCTCTGGCAGCCCGCGACCGTGTTACTGGTGCGGACTCCAGGAACGTAACGTCGACCTGTTTCTTCGGTCCCCTCGGAGATGTTTTTCCTCCCCCTCCGCGCTCCGTTGTGACGGCAATTGCGGCCACCGGCCTGCTGCACACCGATGTCGACGTCAGTGTCAGTGTCCCCGCCGTCGCGAAGGTGCATGTGGCCGCCAGTGTCGAGGTGGGGGGCGCAGTGGATGTAGAGGCGCCCCCTTTCTTCTTTGCTTCCGACACGGGCGGGAGGGACATTGCCCGTGTCATTCTCCTCGTCGTCATAGTGGTAGTGGCGGCCGTTTGCCCTTTTGTCACCTCCGCGTATGTTACGGCGGGGGTagtcctcttcgacgtgaatgTCCGTAGGGGCGGGTCGGGTTGTGGCGGTTCCGTGGAGGCCCGGGTACTCCGTCTTCCTGCTCCCGGGCTTTTTCTGGTTGTTGCTATTATGGGGGGAGTACTAGATGTTGGCGTACTCCCCCGTGAACCACCCATTGACGCCGACCCGCCACTTGCGGCGCCGGTCCCCGCCGGTGTAATGCTGGTCCTGCCAGCGCTGGTCCTGCCGGCCGTCGGTAATCCCGGTGTTGCAGTTACCGGCGGGGTTGCGGGGCTGGCCGCTGCTGAGGGTCGTCCTTCTGCTGGGCTGGACGGCGTTCCGCTTCTCCTCGCTGCCGTTGTCGCTTTACTAGTGGCCCAGCTCGTCAATAAAGTAGATTTCCCCGTTACCGTCCTCGTTGTCGCAGTCTTCTTAGTTGCGGTTCCCTTCTTACCGGCAGCCACGGTATTTCGGGTCTTCGCCGGTTGTGTCGTTGTGTGGCGCGACGCTACGCCTCCACGCGTGGTGGGTTGTGCGGTCACGAGTGGCGACGGGGCCCTCCGCGTCAATTCGGCCGAAGCCTCGTCTAAACAAGGGGATCGCTCCTCGATTTGATCCCCCCCGGCTGGATTTCCATTTTCATTATTGCTATGGTTAATACTCTCGTCCATttccttttcattttctttctctctttctttttctttttcctttctaTGGCTGCTACCCGCGATCGGTGACGGGCGCGCCCCAGAGGCGCGAGGAGATGCACTGCCCGGGTGCGCGGCAGCAAAATGCGCCTTCACCTTCTTTATCGCATAGGCGCTATCGTCAGTGAAGGCGCATCTGCTGCACACGAATCTCCGGGTCACGCCATGGTGTCGGAGGCGGAGGTGCTTTCCCAGATCTTCGTGTCTCTGATACGCGCCCGACCCTTTTTGTAAAGCGGCCCCTTCCCTATAACAAAATGGACACTTAAAAGTTTCTGGAAAGGGGAAGGGGACATGCACTTCATTATTCACTAATATGCATTCCAGCCGGGGGTTCGTCATCCTGATTGAACTTGAAATACtgaattgaataaataaataaataaataaatagtcaaatgaataaataaaactcccctaaaacaaataaataattaagtaaatacaattaattaacGTGCCAAGACGTGGTCAATAGTGTCTATATGTATACTACTAGTTTAGTAATTAGGTTTCTAACAACTAATGACTAGAAAAAGAAGACTTACGGACTAATGACTAGAATTAACCTAATTAATAAACTAGAGTCAATTATCTAAAATTAACACGGACGAACGATGTACGTACGACCGTGCGAATCGCTCCGTGCGGCAATTTCGCGATGAAAACCACGAAATTACCACAGAGAGACCGGATACAACTGCTATCGAACTGCACGAGTTGTAAAGGGACTCGTGCACCTCGATAATTAACGGcgaaaacaattaattaattagactACTGCAAAGAGAACAATAGAGTTCTCGAATTGTCTACCTGTAACGATCGAATTCGACCGGTACAGGAGCTCAAAAACTACGAGCAAAAACAGTGACTGGGGGACAGGGGAAGGTGAGCTGCTATCGATTTGAACTAACGTTCGCACCGATAGCAGGGACAAACAATAGGTAAACACCTACTCCGCGAGCAATACCGCGACCGCTGAAGGCGGTTCCGCGGCGCGTGTTTCGAAAATCGAAACGTCCACCTGCAAACTCTAAGTTCTACTTAGCGCCTCCAGGGGCACCACTCTACAGTACGCTACACTACTGCCCTCCACCGCCAGAACCAGCCACTACTCACCGCCAGTCTGTCGCAGTCCCTCCGCCAAGGCACTTCGCGAGTCGCACAGCCGTGCCGCACGTGGACGAACCAACGCGAACGCGGACGCGATAAAACTTTGAAACGCAACACTATGACTAAAAGAGGAGTCAGAATATTTTGGCAGAATGCACTGCAAGGCAGGTACGACCCGCGTCGGAGTCGGAGCAAGCCCCGGAGTCCGACCGATTgcaaaaataagattaatattctGACTCCCCGATGGGGAGTGTATCAGATATTAAGCTGATAAGAACAGATAATTGGagtttatttttcaaaacatgTTTCCCCACAGCCGAGGCTACGGGGTGATACATAGATTTCTCgcaacaaatataataaataatataaaaatatcacccGCACATAGAGAAGCTTTTCTTACATGCTAAC
The window above is part of the Megachile rotundata isolate GNS110a unplaced genomic scaffold, iyMegRotu1 scaffold0089, whole genome shotgun sequence genome. Proteins encoded here:
- the LOC143266198 gene encoding uncharacterized protein LOC143266198 translates to MTNPRLECILVNNEVHVPFPFPETFKCPFCYREGAALQKGSGAYQRHEDLGKHLRLRHHGVTRRFVCSRCAFTDDSAYAIKKVKAHFAAAHPGSASPRASGARPSPIAGSSHRKEKEKEREKENEKEMDESINHSNNENGNPAGGDQIEERSPCLDEASAELTRRAPSPLVTAQPTTRGGVASRHTTTQPAKTRNTVAAGKKGTATKKTATTRTVTGKSTLLTSWATSKATTAARRSGTPSSPAEGRPSAAASPATPPVTATPGLPTAGRTSAGRTSITPAGTGAASGGSASMGGSRGSTPTSSTPPIIATTRKSPGAGRRSTRASTEPPQPDPPLRTFTSKRTTPAVTYAEVTKGQTAATTTMTTRRMTRAMSLPPVSEAKKKGGASTSTAPPTSTLAATCTFATAGTLTLTSTSVCSRPVAAIAVTTERGGGGKTSPRGPKKQVDVTFLESAPVTRSRAARAATEPPRTSPRTRRGVGGGTPPEKVTVSEEATTQTEKERPETRRSARAMTLPPGLENKKSSPPPTNRGGEEGDANSSQASPGMGRSRKRELLPVIAESSPVVIAAPEQEKEVKEEMEKRKEEESRDFTPLSTRRMAGRQEATVEGLTTPLPRTPERQPRIEERGPGGEEELIRAPRIK